A single window of Rhipicephalus microplus isolate Deutch F79 chromosome 5, USDA_Rmic, whole genome shotgun sequence DNA harbors:
- the LOC119174438 gene encoding cystatin-B, translating into MPLCGGLSEQVKDADDTVKEICEKVRAEVEAKLEKSFPEFTPLKYRTQLVNGINYFIKVHVGNDQHIHVRAHKPFQGEISFSAVQGDKKLEDPLEHFQ; encoded by the exons ATGCCTCTCTGTGGTGGACTCTCCGAGCAAGTCAAGGATGCCGATGACACAGTCAAAGAGATCTGCGAAAAG GTTCGCGCCGAAGTGGAAGCGAAGCTGGAGAAGTCCTTTCCAGAGTTTACACCTCTGAAGTATCGCACGCAGCTGGTGAACGGCATCAACTATTTTATTAAG GTTCACGTAGGTAACGACCAACACATCCACGTCCGTGCGCACAAGCCTTTCCAGGGCGAAATATCGTTCTCTGCTGTGCAGGGGGACAAAAAGTTGGAAGATCCACTCGAGCATTTCCAGTGA